In Sebastes fasciatus isolate fSebFas1 chromosome 15, fSebFas1.pri, whole genome shotgun sequence, a genomic segment contains:
- the LOC141783517 gene encoding nanos homolog 1-like, whose product MDFLDSSGSPYDNTFNFWNDYLGLSTLVAKNKINSPSSCSPNSITESLKATLGLEDDSPVCSCVIGHGRDSDGHVDSCCSPQISIYDLKEHISLLRPYEHLTGDSPLGDRDSPPYRGSFTGLDLLSMDRRRKQTQRGKPEPKVCVFCRNNGAPEEVYGTHILKTADGRVLCPILRAYTCPLCSANGDNAHTIKYCPLSRDQPSQRVAKGGRPIGKRMKIF is encoded by the coding sequence ATGGATTTTTTAGACAGCAGCGGCTCTCCGTACGACAACACCTTTAATTTTTGGAACGACTACCTCGGCCTGTCGACACTTGTGGCCAAAAATAAGATCAACAGCCCTTCGTCCTGCAGCCCCAACTCTATCACCGAGTCCCTTAAAGCGACTCTGGGCTTGGAGGACGACTCCCCGGTTTGCTCCTGCGTAATTGGACACGGCAGAGACAGCGATGGACACGTggactcctgctgctctccaCAGATCTCCATCTATGATCTGAAGGAGCACATCTCGCTGCTGAGGCCCTACGAGCACCTTACTGGGGATTCACCGCTGGGAGACAGAGATTCACCCCCTTATAGAGGGAGCTTCACTGGCCTGGATCTGCTCTCCATGGACAGGAGGCGCAAACAGACTCAGAGGGGCAAACCGGAGCCCAAGGTGTGCGTCTTCTGTCGGAATAACGGCGCTCCGGAGGAAGTTTACGGCACCCACATCTTGAAGACAGCGGACGGAAGAGTCCTGTGTCCAATCCTCCGGGCGTACACCTGTCCTCTCTGCAGTGCCAACGGAGACAACGCGCACACCATCAAGTACTGCCCGCTTTCTAGAGACCAGCCGAGCCAGAGAGTGGCAAAGGGAGGCAGACCCATTGGGAAAAGGATGAAAATCTTCTAA